A DNA window from Haliovirga abyssi contains the following coding sequences:
- a CDS encoding DUF362 domain-containing protein, translated as MSKVALMKCDDYKFDNLYKVIKEGLELTGGIKFVKDKKVLLKPNLLSPEKPEKAVTTHPEVVRAVIRILHEAGAKVYVGDSPGTGTQEIIYNVTGMKKVIEEEGAEFADFKNKVEVLVDGKVVKKFIFAKAVKDVDYIFSLPKLKTHAMTYYTGVIKNLFGTVPGILKPKFHYTFSEKDKFSEMLIDLNIALKPIYGIMDAVVGMEGNGPRNGDPKKIGAILISKDFIALDATACRLVNISPYDVMPIVKGFERGLGEIDKDKIEILGEKIEKLEVKDFKKVKKELKVGMLIPVPNFINKFIKNILVPKPYFDEKKCILCGECVKVCPPTPKALKIEDGKVKINRERCIRCFCCQEMCPVNAIEPRRITGNKNTFK; from the coding sequence GTGAGTAAAGTAGCTTTGATGAAATGTGATGATTATAAATTTGATAATTTATATAAAGTTATAAAAGAAGGATTAGAATTAACAGGAGGAATCAAATTTGTTAAAGATAAAAAAGTTTTATTAAAACCTAATTTACTTTCACCTGAAAAGCCAGAAAAAGCAGTTACCACTCATCCAGAAGTTGTAAGAGCTGTGATAAGAATATTACATGAAGCTGGAGCGAAAGTTTATGTTGGAGATAGTCCAGGAACAGGAACTCAGGAGATAATTTATAATGTAACTGGTATGAAAAAAGTTATTGAAGAAGAAGGCGCAGAATTTGCTGATTTTAAAAATAAAGTTGAAGTATTAGTAGATGGAAAAGTAGTGAAAAAATTTATATTTGCTAAAGCAGTAAAAGATGTAGATTATATATTTTCATTGCCCAAATTAAAAACTCATGCAATGACATATTATACAGGTGTTATAAAAAATTTATTTGGGACAGTACCAGGCATATTAAAACCTAAATTTCATTATACTTTTTCAGAAAAAGATAAATTTTCTGAAATGTTAATAGATTTAAATATTGCATTAAAACCAATTTATGGTATAATGGATGCAGTAGTTGGAATGGAAGGGAATGGTCCTAGAAATGGAGACCCTAAAAAAATAGGAGCTATTTTAATATCAAAAGATTTTATAGCCTTGGATGCGACAGCTTGTAGATTGGTAAATATATCGCCGTATGATGTAATGCCAATAGTAAAAGGATTTGAAAGAGGATTAGGAGAAATAGATAAAGATAAAATAGAGATATTAGGAGAAAAAATAGAAAAATTAGAAGTAAAAGATTTTAAAAAAGTAAAAAAAGAGCTTAAAGTTGGAATGCTTATACCTGTTCCAAATTTTATAAACAAATTTATAAAAAATATATTGGTGCCAAAGCCATATTTTGATGAGAAAAAATGTATTTTATGTGGTGAATGTGTAAAAGTATGTCCACCAACTCCAAAAGCTTTAAAAATAGAAGATGGAAAAGTAAAAATCAATAGAGAAAGATGTATAAGATGTTTTTGTTGTCAAGAGATGTGTCCTGTAAATGCAATAGAGCCTAGAAGAATAACAGGGAATAAAAATACATTTAAATAA
- a CDS encoding class I SAM-dependent DNA methyltransferase, which yields MHSEFAYIYDEVMEIANYNEWYDFLKLMLKDINFNGTDIMDLGCGTGEILIRLYKDGYKVLGVDISSDMLSVAQDKMVEDGISIPLVNMDMRELRLPVEVDLVVSFFDTINYLTSENELETTLENIYKHLPKNGFFIFDIVTRKLIDDMFENNIFLDEREEITIIWRHFYNEEEGLDDFHTVYFVEFEKNYYKKIEEFHQKKIFEIGVVEKIAEKVGFKIAKKYENIELAGERIFFVLEKV from the coding sequence ATGCATTCTGAATTTGCGTATATTTATGATGAGGTTATGGAAATAGCGAACTATAACGAATGGTATGATTTTTTAAAATTAATGTTAAAAGACATAAATTTTAATGGAACAGATATAATGGATTTGGGTTGTGGAACAGGAGAGATATTGATAAGGTTATATAAAGATGGGTATAAAGTATTAGGGGTTGATATATCTTCAGATATGTTATCAGTGGCACAAGATAAAATGGTAGAAGATGGCATTAGTATACCTTTAGTAAATATGGATATGAGAGAACTAAGATTACCTGTTGAAGTAGATTTGGTAGTCTCATTTTTTGATACAATAAATTATCTAACTTCAGAAAATGAGTTGGAAACAACTTTGGAAAATATATATAAACATTTGCCTAAAAATGGATTTTTTATATTTGATATTGTAACAAGAAAATTAATAGATGATATGTTTGAAAATAATATATTTTTGGATGAAAGAGAAGAAATAACAATTATTTGGAGACATTTTTATAATGAAGAGGAAGGATTAGATGATTTTCATACAGTTTATTTTGTGGAATTTGAAAAAAATTATTATAAAAAAATAGAAGAATTTCATCAAAAAAAGATTTTTGAAATAGGAGTTGTGGAAAAAATAGCAGAAAAAGTTGGATTTAAAATTGCCAAAAAATATGAAAATATAGAATTAGCTGGGGAAAGAATATTTTTTGTACTAGAGAAAGTTTAG
- a CDS encoding MFS transporter, whose amino-acid sequence MKKIARISYINFLLIGLTFNLLGVSLIYIAKHFSVDTAIIGYQFGFFTIGSTSGIFFTNFLLKKMDMKKIYIFDYVLLIIGILIIGNTLSLDVFRIGLIIYGLGLGGLVSSSNFLIIAGFKENRASILTMANFFYSFGAILSPLIAGYILKININWVWIYRGTILLIIILFYLVIKSDFKFLKDSNEDKSENEEKEKWGITIYLVAFAIFCYVLAEMVFSYWIVTYLKMDTGFKIEIASFGLSLFWIFMAIGRFFSSYIVKKMKIESYIILSAGIGFLGYILISQFNSIILIYVLIAITGLGFSGVYAAVLDFGTKQLRNTSANLMTFIIVSGSFGGIMSSPISSFLKERVSIKYSFFSGAIAILLVLVLIVIAEILQKRRGRNER is encoded by the coding sequence TTGAAAAAGATTGCTAGAATTAGTTACATAAATTTTTTATTAATTGGATTAACTTTTAATTTATTAGGAGTAAGTTTAATTTATATTGCAAAACATTTTAGTGTTGATACAGCAATAATAGGGTATCAATTTGGATTTTTTACTATTGGAAGTACTAGTGGAATATTTTTTACTAATTTTTTATTAAAAAAAATGGATATGAAAAAAATCTATATATTTGATTATGTTTTGTTAATTATAGGTATTTTAATTATAGGAAATACATTAAGTTTAGATGTTTTTAGAATTGGATTAATTATATATGGATTAGGTCTTGGAGGGCTTGTATCTAGTTCTAATTTTTTAATAATAGCTGGATTTAAAGAAAATAGAGCATCTATTTTAACAATGGCTAATTTTTTTTATAGCTTTGGAGCAATATTATCTCCATTAATAGCTGGATACATTTTAAAAATAAATATTAATTGGGTATGGATATATAGAGGAACAATTTTATTGATTATTATATTATTTTATTTAGTGATAAAATCTGATTTTAAATTTTTAAAAGATAGTAATGAAGATAAGAGTGAAAATGAAGAAAAAGAAAAATGGGGAATAACAATTTATTTAGTAGCTTTTGCAATATTTTGCTATGTTTTAGCAGAAATGGTTTTTTCATATTGGATAGTAACATATTTAAAAATGGATACAGGATTTAAAATAGAGATAGCAAGTTTTGGATTATCTTTATTTTGGATATTTATGGCAATTGGAAGATTTTTTTCAAGTTATATAGTAAAGAAAATGAAAATAGAAAGTTATATTATTTTGTCAGCTGGAATAGGATTTTTAGGATATATACTAATATCACAATTTAATTCTATAATTTTAATTTATGTTTTAATTGCTATTACAGGATTAGGATTTTCTGGAGTATACGCAGCTGTTTTAGATTTTGGAACAAAACAATTAAGAAATACTTCTGCAAATTTAATGACATTTATAATAGTATCAGGTTCCTTTGGTGGAATTATGTCATCTCCTATTTCAAGTTTTCTTAAAGAAAGAGTTTCTATAAAATATTCATTTTTTTCAGGTGCAATTGCAATTTTATTAGTACTTGTATTAATAGTAATTGCAGAAATTTTACAAAAAAGAAGGGGAAGAAATGAGAGATGA